The genomic interval CTCGGGCGGCAACTACCAGACGCTCAGTCCCACAGCCGAAGGCATCAACGGCTCGGGCGACCAGCGCGCGCTGAATTGCACGTCGGTCCGCTATGGGATCAACAAGCTCGGGCATCAGAAGGGCATGCTCGCCTTGCCGGCCGGCCCCGTGCCGAAGGCCAAGGAAGGCGAGCCCCCGTTCCCGCCGGCCCCCAACGTGCTCGGCCCTGGGCACAATCAGGGCATTTTTTCCGCCCACGGCGGCGGTGCTTATGTGCTGTATGCCGACGGTTCCGTGCACTGGAGAGACGAAGACATGGCCCTGCCCGTGCTCCAAGCCCTCTGCACCCGCGACGACAGCATTCAGACCGAAGGCCAGTAGAAGGCGTGGCGTAGCGGAAGGCGTGAGCCTTCCGGCGGTGCCGGCGTAGCGCATGGGCTAGCCCGACCGGCTTTGTCGGCCCGCGAATCGTTTTGACGATCGACCGACTCGCCTGCTATTCTGCTTACATGAGCACCGGCCACGAACCCCATCAAGCTT from Pirellulales bacterium carries:
- a CDS encoding H-X9-DG-CTERM domain-containing protein gives rise to the protein SGGNYQTLSPTAEGINGSGDQRALNCTSVRYGINKLGHQKGMLALPAGPVPKAKEGEPPFPPAPNVLGPGHNQGIFSAHGGGAYVLYADGSVHWRDEDMALPVLQALCTRDDSIQTEGQ